A genomic window from Rhodococcus sp. KBS0724 includes:
- a CDS encoding SulP family inorganic anion transporter, protein MTATTLDATTDDGSVRSALRSPRRLKTEVLGGLVVALALIPEAISFSIIAGVDPRVGLFASFTMAVTIAIVGGRPAMISAATGAVALVVAPLTRDYGIDYLIATVLLAGVLQIVLSLLGVAKLMRFIPRSVMVGFVNALAILIFITQIPHLIGVPWLVYPLLVCAMLILIFLPKLTTAVPAPLVAIVVLTAITAVFSFDVPDVGDEGELPSSLPTLMFPDVPLTVHTLSIIAPFALAMALVGLLESLMTAKLVDDITDTHSNKTREGWGQGVANIVTGIFGGMGGCAMIGQTMINVKVSGARTRISTFLAGVFLLILVVGLGDVVALIPMAVLVAVMIMVSVGTLDWHSINPKTLRRMPLGETIVMLVTVAVTVATENLAYGVIVGVITAMVIFARRVAHLTEVVDIAHPDENTRVYAVRGELFFASSNDLIYQFDYAGDPQNVIIDLSGAHIWDASTVATLDAITMKYAARGKTVEIVGLDAASAERHVHLSGRMGAGH, encoded by the coding sequence ATGACTGCAACCACACTCGACGCGACCACGGACGACGGCAGTGTACGGTCTGCGCTGCGCTCACCCCGGCGTCTCAAAACCGAAGTGCTCGGCGGCCTCGTTGTTGCCCTGGCACTTATCCCCGAGGCGATTTCGTTTTCGATCATCGCCGGTGTGGATCCGCGGGTGGGTCTGTTCGCGTCGTTCACCATGGCCGTCACCATCGCGATTGTCGGCGGCCGTCCGGCGATGATCTCGGCAGCCACGGGCGCAGTTGCACTGGTGGTAGCGCCCTTGACCCGGGACTACGGCATCGATTACCTCATTGCCACCGTCCTGCTGGCCGGAGTCCTTCAAATCGTGCTGAGTCTGCTCGGTGTGGCAAAACTGATGCGGTTCATTCCGCGCAGCGTGATGGTGGGATTTGTCAACGCGCTCGCGATCCTGATCTTCATCACCCAAATCCCCCACCTGATCGGTGTGCCGTGGCTGGTCTATCCACTTCTTGTGTGCGCCATGCTGATTCTGATATTCCTCCCCAAGCTGACCACTGCTGTCCCGGCGCCGCTGGTGGCCATCGTCGTGCTGACCGCCATCACCGCCGTCTTCTCGTTCGACGTCCCCGATGTCGGTGACGAGGGCGAACTTCCGTCGAGCCTGCCGACCTTGATGTTCCCCGACGTCCCCCTGACCGTGCACACGCTCTCGATCATCGCGCCGTTTGCTCTGGCCATGGCCTTGGTCGGGCTTCTCGAATCATTGATGACTGCAAAGCTTGTCGACGACATCACCGATACCCATTCGAACAAGACTCGCGAGGGGTGGGGGCAGGGAGTCGCCAACATCGTCACCGGAATCTTCGGCGGCATGGGTGGTTGCGCGATGATCGGACAAACCATGATCAACGTCAAAGTCTCGGGAGCACGCACCCGTATTTCCACCTTCCTGGCCGGAGTGTTCCTGCTGATCCTGGTGGTCGGCCTCGGCGATGTAGTGGCCTTGATCCCCATGGCCGTTCTGGTCGCAGTCATGATCATGGTGTCCGTCGGCACCCTCGATTGGCACAGCATCAACCCTAAAACTCTGCGGCGCATGCCACTTGGCGAAACCATCGTCATGCTCGTGACCGTCGCCGTCACGGTGGCGACGGAAAACCTCGCGTACGGCGTCATCGTCGGAGTCATCACCGCCATGGTGATATTCGCCCGTCGCGTCGCACATCTGACCGAGGTGGTCGACATTGCGCATCCTGACGAGAACACACGGGTCTACGCGGTGCGCGGCGAACTGTTCTTCGCGTCGAGCAATGATCTGATCTACCAGTTCGACTACGCCGGCGACCCGCAGAACGTCATCATCGATCTCTCCGGCGCCCATATCTGGGACGCCTCCACCGTCGCTACGCTGGACGCGATCACCATGAAATATGCAGCTCGTGGCAAGACCGTCGAGATCGTCGGCCTGGACGCGGCATCCGCGGAGCGCCACGTCCACTTGTCGGGCCGGATGGGAGCAGGTCACTGA
- a CDS encoding MerR family transcriptional regulator — translation MENKPMRIGQVAERTELSIKTIRHYDDVGLVTPSERSGGGFRLYTESDVERLLVIRRMKPLGFTLDEMKQLLESLSILADDTADPLSRTTATEFISACHTRAEDSCNHLRKQLAYAEELTAVLAAPISAEFPAQLRP, via the coding sequence ATGGAAAACAAGCCTATGAGGATCGGCCAGGTTGCCGAGCGCACCGAATTGTCGATCAAAACCATTCGCCACTACGACGACGTGGGGTTGGTGACACCGTCCGAGCGCAGCGGCGGGGGTTTCCGGCTCTACACCGAATCCGACGTCGAACGCCTGCTGGTGATCCGGCGGATGAAACCGCTGGGATTCACACTGGACGAGATGAAACAACTTCTCGAATCCTTGTCCATTCTGGCCGACGACACCGCTGATCCCCTATCGCGGACCACGGCAACCGAATTCATCTCGGCCTGCCACACCCGCGCCGAGGACAGCTGCAATCACCTGCGCAAACAGCTTGCCTACGCCGAGGAGTTGACGGCAGTGCTCGCGGCACCGATTTCGGCAGAGTTCCCGGCACAACTGCGTCCCTGA
- a CDS encoding L-threonylcarbamoyladenylate synthase, whose translation MARYFDVHPHDPQPRAISQIVAMLRDDALIAYPTDSCYALGSRMDNHGGADRIRDIRSLRSDHHFTLVCADFSQLGHFVHVNNAAFRAVKAATPGQYTFILPATKEVPRRLAHPKKKTVGVRIPNHPVVRALLHELGEPLLSSTLILPGAEEPMTDGWLIKEELDNELDAVIDSGDCGTEPTTVVDFSSGAPEVVRVGGGDPSRFE comes from the coding sequence ATGGCCAGATACTTCGATGTCCACCCGCACGATCCGCAGCCGCGTGCGATCAGCCAGATCGTCGCAATGCTTCGGGACGATGCCCTCATCGCCTACCCGACGGATTCCTGCTACGCGCTGGGTAGCCGGATGGACAACCACGGTGGCGCTGATCGGATTCGTGACATCAGGTCGCTGCGCTCCGATCACCATTTCACCTTGGTGTGCGCGGACTTCTCACAGCTCGGCCACTTCGTCCATGTCAACAACGCCGCATTTCGCGCTGTAAAGGCCGCCACACCAGGCCAATACACGTTCATTCTGCCCGCGACCAAGGAAGTGCCGCGTCGCCTCGCACATCCGAAGAAGAAAACCGTCGGCGTGCGAATCCCCAACCATCCGGTAGTGCGTGCCTTGCTGCACGAACTGGGTGAACCGCTGCTCTCGAGCACCCTGATATTGCCCGGCGCAGAAGAGCCCATGACAGATGGTTGGCTGATCAAGGAAGAGCTCGACAACGAACTCGACGCCGTCATCGACTCCGGCGATTGTGGCACCGAACCCACCACTGTTGTCGACTTCTCCTCCGGCGCACCGGAGGTTGTACGCGTCGGCGGCGGAGATCCCTCACGCTTCGAGTGA
- a CDS encoding SdpI family protein — MSQSRDLIGLVLGLSIGTVMLVAVTSLIVRFPGDEPNSVMGIRTKATMSSPEAWQRSHQAARPGLRRATWVALAGIAVQVVVGSTVGVGTAASAAVAVVVFAAVTALILAAALTGNKVAREIQCRN; from the coding sequence ATGTCGCAATCTCGAGATCTGATCGGTCTCGTACTCGGTTTGTCCATCGGCACCGTAATGCTGGTAGCAGTTACATCGCTGATCGTCAGGTTTCCCGGCGACGAGCCGAACTCCGTGATGGGAATACGCACCAAAGCCACCATGTCGAGCCCCGAAGCCTGGCAACGGTCCCATCAGGCCGCCCGCCCGGGACTGCGCCGCGCAACGTGGGTTGCGCTGGCCGGCATCGCTGTTCAGGTTGTTGTCGGCAGCACCGTCGGTGTCGGGACCGCCGCTTCTGCCGCGGTGGCCGTAGTGGTGTTTGCTGCAGTGACTGCTCTGATCCTGGCCGCGGCATTGACCGGCAACAAGGTGGCCCGAGAAATCCAGTGCCGCAACTGA
- a CDS encoding TetR/AcrR family transcriptional regulator — protein MSNDWLGDGRALAAAEKILDSAGLLFVEKGVGAVGMAEIASAAGCSRATLYRYFENRQSLHVAFVHREARKLGAEIATTVAPIADPRERLETAILSAVSAVRNTPTLAVWFLPGDASLAGELANSSEVINGLGAAFLGSSADEAQAKWTVRVILSLLMVPGVDARDERALVKAFVAGVLVQA, from the coding sequence GTGAGTAACGACTGGCTGGGGGACGGGCGGGCCCTCGCTGCCGCTGAGAAGATCCTCGACAGCGCGGGGCTGTTGTTTGTCGAGAAGGGCGTGGGCGCGGTGGGAATGGCGGAGATAGCCTCTGCTGCAGGCTGTTCCCGGGCCACTCTGTACCGTTATTTCGAGAACCGGCAGTCGCTGCACGTTGCCTTTGTTCACCGCGAGGCGCGCAAGCTGGGAGCCGAAATTGCCACAACTGTTGCGCCGATCGCTGATCCGCGGGAGCGCCTCGAAACGGCGATCCTCTCAGCGGTCTCCGCGGTGCGCAATACCCCGACGCTGGCAGTGTGGTTTTTGCCAGGGGACGCCAGTCTGGCCGGTGAGCTGGCAAATTCGTCAGAGGTCATCAACGGTCTGGGGGCCGCGTTCCTCGGCAGCAGCGCAGACGAGGCTCAGGCGAAGTGGACGGTGCGCGTCATTCTCTCGCTCCTCATGGTGCCCGGCGTCGACGCACGCGACGAACGGGCGCTGGTGAAGGCATTTGTCGCCGGAGTCCTGGTTCAGGCCTAG
- a CDS encoding cytochrome P450, whose amino-acid sequence MTSSVSHLPRFVPSTGESWRSPWAMYDALREYDPVHHVVPEVSGDDYWVLTRHEDVYNAARDYQTYSSAKGLTTVYGELEQIGMQDNPPFVMQDPPAQSEFRRMVSKGFTPRQVSAVEPMVREFVVERIESLKARGSGDIVVELFKPLPSMVVAHYLGVPESDRDQFDGWTEAIVAANSAGGALAAATTAQAATGELMMYFASLVERRKVEPGDDTISHLLAAGLGEEGDISGLLSILGFAFTMVAGGNDTTTGMLGGSVAMLTERRDQRQLLIDDPELITDAVEELLRLTSPVQGLARTVTRDVSLGGKTIPAGRKVLLMYGAANRDPSKYGQDAGELDVLRKPQKILTFSHGAHHCLGASAARMQARVALEELLARIPDFHVDIDAMTYAPGNYVRRPLTAPLSVNAS is encoded by the coding sequence ATGACGTCATCTGTGTCACACTTGCCACGGTTTGTTCCGTCGACCGGGGAATCCTGGCGATCGCCCTGGGCGATGTACGACGCGTTGCGTGAATACGACCCCGTGCATCACGTTGTCCCCGAGGTGTCCGGGGACGACTATTGGGTTCTCACGCGCCACGAGGACGTATACAACGCAGCGCGGGACTACCAGACGTACTCGTCCGCCAAGGGGCTGACCACCGTCTACGGTGAGCTGGAACAGATAGGCATGCAGGACAATCCGCCATTTGTGATGCAGGATCCGCCGGCTCAGTCGGAGTTCCGCCGCATGGTGTCCAAGGGATTCACTCCCCGTCAGGTATCTGCCGTCGAGCCGATGGTTCGCGAGTTTGTCGTCGAGCGAATCGAATCGTTGAAAGCTCGCGGCAGCGGCGACATCGTCGTCGAACTTTTCAAGCCACTGCCGTCGATGGTTGTTGCGCACTATCTAGGAGTGCCGGAATCCGATCGCGACCAGTTCGACGGGTGGACCGAGGCGATCGTCGCTGCCAATTCGGCCGGGGGTGCGCTCGCCGCAGCAACAACGGCGCAGGCCGCGACCGGTGAGTTGATGATGTACTTCGCGTCGTTGGTCGAGCGTCGCAAGGTGGAACCGGGCGACGATACGATTTCACACCTCCTGGCGGCAGGACTCGGAGAGGAGGGGGACATCAGTGGTTTGCTGTCGATCCTGGGATTTGCGTTCACGATGGTGGCAGGTGGAAACGACACCACAACAGGGATGTTGGGCGGTTCGGTGGCGATGCTGACCGAGCGTAGAGATCAGCGTCAACTCTTGATCGATGATCCGGAACTGATCACCGACGCGGTGGAGGAACTATTGCGACTCACCTCGCCGGTGCAGGGTCTTGCCCGTACCGTCACCCGCGATGTGAGCCTGGGCGGCAAGACTATTCCCGCGGGACGCAAGGTGCTGTTGATGTACGGCGCTGCCAATCGCGACCCGTCGAAGTACGGCCAGGACGCCGGCGAACTCGACGTGCTGCGCAAACCACAGAAGATCTTGACGTTCAGTCACGGCGCACATCACTGTCTGGGGGCGTCGGCTGCTCGCATGCAGGCACGAGTTGCGTTGGAAGAGTTACTGGCTCGCATCCCTGACTTTCACGTCGACATCGACGCGATGACGTACGCACCGGGAAACTACGTGCGCCGTCCGCTGACTGCTCCGCTGTCGGTGAACGCGTCGTGA
- a CDS encoding glycosyltransferase family 92 protein: MATEHSSSNKVRTVVAVLLPREHLPFIRDWCVHHIEQGWDVVLYDNTGSVGSSRRSSAFSLNRWHGGSVDKRGNSYGAYTETLSDSDVQEAFRRELHGLPVTLIEWQPRDEEGRIVHGQVEAYVDYITRFRSTVSWSAFIDADEYLQHAPGLDWDDLLHTASEQDCHRIQLDALVYESRWTSGGQPRELQGIKCQGLQEYGCKNIVRLSEVLEADIHWYWKTTGNDSRMTPDRSLFRFHHYRGSEAVLDLTPKKNHTRPDTAESLRVPQAHIQ, translated from the coding sequence ATGGCCACGGAGCACAGTTCCAGTAACAAGGTCCGCACCGTTGTCGCTGTCCTTCTCCCCCGCGAACACCTGCCCTTCATCCGCGATTGGTGCGTGCACCACATCGAACAGGGCTGGGACGTCGTGTTGTACGACAACACCGGCTCTGTGGGATCCTCGCGGCGCAGCAGCGCGTTCAGCCTGAACCGGTGGCATGGAGGAAGCGTCGACAAGCGCGGAAATTCCTACGGCGCCTACACCGAAACACTCTCCGACAGTGACGTTCAGGAAGCTTTTCGCCGCGAACTGCACGGACTCCCGGTCACGCTCATCGAGTGGCAACCCCGAGATGAGGAAGGCCGGATCGTGCACGGCCAGGTAGAGGCATACGTCGACTACATCACGCGATTCCGCAGCACCGTCTCGTGGAGCGCCTTCATCGACGCCGACGAATATCTCCAGCACGCACCGGGATTGGACTGGGACGACCTACTGCACACTGCATCGGAACAGGACTGCCACCGAATCCAACTCGACGCACTGGTCTACGAATCACGGTGGACCAGCGGCGGGCAACCCCGCGAACTGCAGGGCATCAAATGCCAAGGGCTGCAAGAGTACGGCTGCAAGAATATCGTTCGCCTGTCAGAGGTCCTCGAAGCCGACATTCACTGGTACTGGAAGACCACAGGGAACGACAGCCGCATGACGCCAGACCGCTCACTCTTCCGGTTCCATCACTACCGCGGCAGCGAAGCCGTCCTCGACCTGACACCGAAGAAGAACCACACGCGGCCGGACACTGCCGAGAGCCTGAGGGTTCCGCAGGCTCACATCCAATGA
- a CDS encoding SDR family NAD(P)-dependent oxidoreductase gives MGKLDGKVALITGAGQGVGQGVAFALAKEGAHIAVVGRTESKLVDTCKEIVDRGGRAEPVLADVSDGDSITAAVDRTVELFGGVDILVNNASLNPLGNILDLTPEKLAAGLESGPVATLRTMQACYPSMKARGGGAIINMVSSVAVRWDASGYGGYAAVKESVRALTRAAACEWGVDGIRVLAVAPHASSPGLQRWADARPEEAAAFVASIPMRRIGDCENDIGTAVAFLVGPDAGYLTGATIPLDGGQSRWG, from the coding sequence GTGGGCAAATTGGACGGGAAAGTGGCGCTCATCACAGGCGCCGGCCAAGGTGTTGGGCAAGGAGTCGCATTTGCCCTGGCCAAGGAAGGCGCGCACATCGCCGTCGTCGGTCGCACCGAATCGAAGCTTGTGGACACATGCAAGGAAATCGTCGATCGTGGCGGCCGCGCTGAACCCGTGTTGGCAGATGTCAGCGACGGAGACTCCATCACCGCAGCTGTTGACCGAACCGTCGAACTGTTCGGCGGAGTCGACATCCTCGTCAACAATGCGAGCCTGAACCCCTTGGGCAACATTCTGGATCTGACGCCGGAGAAGCTGGCTGCCGGACTCGAGTCCGGGCCCGTCGCAACGCTGCGCACGATGCAGGCGTGCTACCCGTCGATGAAGGCTCGCGGCGGCGGCGCGATCATCAACATGGTCAGCTCGGTGGCCGTTCGTTGGGACGCCAGCGGCTACGGCGGCTACGCGGCCGTCAAGGAGTCCGTGCGGGCGCTGACGCGAGCAGCAGCATGCGAGTGGGGCGTCGACGGGATTCGTGTCCTTGCTGTCGCGCCGCACGCGTCGTCGCCCGGATTGCAACGCTGGGCCGACGCCCGCCCCGAGGAAGCAGCGGCGTTTGTGGCCAGCATTCCGATGCGTCGCATCGGTGACTGCGAAAACGACATCGGTACTGCCGTCGCATTCCTCGTCGGACCCGATGCCGGCTACCTGACCGGTGCAACGATCCCGCTCGATGGCGGACAGTCTCGCTGGGGATGA
- a CDS encoding alpha/beta fold hydrolase — protein sequence MTSPRFALEDADAALSAPWGGISNIADLDGDVHWVNFGGPEDPNDTTPPIVLVHGLGGSHLNWVRVAPTLAKHTRVYAVDLPGFGLTQAHGRTTHVHSNTALLNRFIDTVVGKPVILFGNSMGGMVSALATDARPDSVAGLVLVDPALPLPIRIPDPVVAAQFLVYALPYLGEQAMSLGRRKLTDEQLAAQMTNLCFVDPTRADSEVIAAGAALAKIRRGFSTQDADFLQAARSLLTVLARPQKYRKALRDISAPTLLLHGECDRLVSVAAARSAAAAHPHWTTIILGDTGHTPQLELPDEFNRHVLAWLSHTDLITT from the coding sequence ATGACCTCGCCCCGCTTCGCCCTGGAAGACGCCGATGCTGCGCTCAGTGCCCCTTGGGGCGGAATCAGCAACATCGCCGACCTCGACGGAGACGTGCACTGGGTGAACTTCGGGGGACCCGAAGACCCGAACGACACCACTCCACCTATCGTCCTCGTCCACGGACTTGGCGGCTCACATCTGAACTGGGTCCGGGTGGCGCCCACGCTGGCAAAACACACACGTGTCTACGCGGTGGATCTGCCCGGCTTCGGCCTGACGCAGGCCCACGGCCGCACCACTCACGTTCACTCGAATACCGCACTCCTGAACCGGTTTATCGACACCGTCGTTGGGAAACCGGTCATTCTGTTCGGAAACTCGATGGGCGGAATGGTTTCTGCCCTCGCTACCGACGCCCGCCCTGATTCAGTGGCCGGCCTGGTATTGGTCGACCCGGCGCTGCCGCTACCAATTCGGATCCCCGACCCGGTTGTCGCTGCCCAATTCCTCGTCTACGCGCTGCCCTATCTCGGGGAACAGGCAATGAGTCTGGGCCGACGAAAGTTGACGGACGAGCAACTCGCGGCGCAGATGACCAACCTCTGCTTCGTGGACCCCACCCGTGCCGACTCCGAGGTCATTGCCGCGGGCGCGGCGCTGGCAAAGATCCGGCGCGGCTTTTCCACTCAGGATGCGGACTTCCTGCAAGCCGCGCGATCACTGCTCACCGTTTTGGCCCGCCCCCAGAAGTACCGAAAAGCGTTGCGCGACATCAGTGCCCCCACTCTCCTCTTGCACGGCGAGTGTGATCGCCTCGTTTCGGTAGCTGCCGCGCGTTCTGCCGCCGCAGCACACCCGCACTGGACCACGATTATTCTCGGCGACACCGGGCACACTCCCCAACTGGAATTGCCCGACGAGTTCAACCGTCACGTCCTGGCGTGGCTGTCGCACACAGACCTGATCACGACCTGA
- a CDS encoding Lrp/AsnC family transcriptional regulator — protein MQDSIILDEIDLRIVHAMQVQPRAPWALIGHVVGVDPVTATRRWTSLTDSGTAWIAAYPAADTGSVLAFLDVRCAPRSRQQIVDRLAAQTHVMSVNVHSGGCVVMAEALFDGTTALARYALDDLQRQDGVTDVVVHPVTRVFTEGSRWRLGTLEPSGVRTLRESGVAPPPLGRRHPLDSATVAVIDVLGRKPRVSVTELAHELGISASTARRRLGRALSQHTLLRCELARFATGRPIRVLFTARIPVLDVERVARILRSRTEIRLVVTVAGPDNLFFTGWLRSLTEIAALEMELATRAPTLTVVDRRIVLDTPKLMGHLLDRDGRSTGVIPVGVRS, from the coding sequence ATGCAGGATTCGATAATTCTGGACGAGATCGATCTGCGAATCGTCCACGCGATGCAGGTACAACCGCGCGCTCCGTGGGCGTTGATCGGCCATGTTGTGGGGGTTGATCCGGTGACCGCTACGCGTCGGTGGACATCACTCACCGATTCGGGAACTGCCTGGATAGCGGCGTATCCAGCCGCCGACACGGGATCGGTGTTGGCATTCCTCGACGTCCGGTGTGCACCGCGATCACGCCAACAGATCGTCGACCGACTCGCGGCGCAGACGCATGTGATGAGCGTGAACGTGCATTCGGGTGGTTGCGTGGTCATGGCGGAAGCATTGTTCGACGGCACCACCGCGCTGGCTCGGTACGCACTCGACGATCTGCAACGTCAGGACGGGGTGACCGACGTCGTGGTGCACCCTGTCACCAGGGTGTTCACCGAGGGAAGTCGTTGGCGGCTGGGCACTCTCGAACCATCCGGAGTTCGGACGTTGCGCGAATCCGGGGTGGCTCCGCCGCCGCTCGGGCGCAGGCATCCGTTGGACAGCGCAACGGTCGCCGTGATCGATGTTCTCGGACGCAAACCGCGGGTATCGGTGACCGAACTGGCTCACGAACTGGGGATCAGTGCGTCGACGGCGCGTCGACGGCTGGGCCGGGCCCTGTCGCAGCACACCCTGTTGCGTTGTGAATTGGCACGATTCGCGACGGGGCGGCCGATTCGGGTGCTGTTCACCGCCAGGATTCCCGTACTCGACGTCGAGCGCGTCGCACGAATCCTGAGGTCCCGGACCGAGATTCGTCTTGTTGTCACCGTCGCGGGCCCGGACAATCTGTTCTTCACCGGGTGGTTGCGATCGCTGACGGAGATCGCGGCGCTCGAGATGGAGCTGGCCACTCGGGCGCCGACTCTGACTGTGGTGGACCGGCGAATCGTGCTCGACACACCAAAACTGATGGGACACTTGCTCGATCGGGACGGCAGATCCACCGGTGTGATTCCGGTGGGTGTCAGGTCGTGA
- a CDS encoding M20 family metallopeptidase, giving the protein MTTKDLAAKHLDTIADAALALSHQIHENPELAFAEHNASAAVADMLEGAGFAVERGVAGLPTALAATYGSGELVIGLFAEYDALPDIGHACGHNIIAAAAVTAGLILAPLADELGITVAVFGTPAEEGGGGKVVMLEEGIFDSLHCAMMVHPGAGDLRAPNMLAISHLDVEYTGVSSHASFAVGAVNAADAFTVAQVSIGLLRQHLPRDVQVHGYVSDAGVAPNVIPGSSHGTYAVRAETLSGVEAAQSKVEQCFTAGAIATGCDIAMTSPSPAYAESRWDQQLSAVYQENLEALGRTFFDYNGPAAGSTDMGNVSHRIPTIHPIIGIECNGAGNHQPEFTAYCRSETGDKAVLDGALGLAWTAIDCATDAEVRARLLEGPAVR; this is encoded by the coding sequence ATGACGACAAAAGATCTCGCGGCCAAGCACCTCGACACCATCGCCGATGCCGCGCTGGCACTGAGTCACCAGATCCACGAAAACCCCGAACTCGCGTTTGCCGAGCACAACGCGTCGGCCGCCGTCGCGGACATGCTCGAGGGTGCCGGTTTTGCGGTCGAGCGTGGTGTTGCCGGACTGCCGACCGCGCTCGCCGCTACGTACGGCAGTGGCGAACTCGTGATCGGATTGTTTGCCGAGTACGACGCACTCCCGGACATCGGACATGCGTGCGGGCACAACATCATCGCCGCTGCCGCGGTGACTGCGGGATTGATCCTCGCGCCGTTGGCCGACGAACTGGGAATCACCGTGGCTGTCTTCGGCACTCCCGCGGAAGAGGGCGGCGGTGGAAAGGTCGTGATGCTCGAGGAGGGTATCTTCGATTCACTGCACTGCGCCATGATGGTGCACCCCGGCGCCGGCGACCTGCGCGCACCCAACATGCTTGCCATCTCGCACCTCGACGTCGAATACACGGGAGTGTCGTCGCACGCGTCGTTTGCCGTGGGTGCCGTCAATGCGGCCGACGCGTTCACTGTCGCTCAGGTGAGTATCGGCCTACTGCGACAGCACCTTCCGAGGGACGTTCAAGTGCACGGCTACGTCAGCGATGCCGGAGTCGCGCCCAATGTCATTCCCGGTAGTTCGCACGGGACATACGCTGTCCGGGCCGAGACATTGAGCGGCGTCGAGGCCGCCCAGTCCAAGGTGGAGCAGTGCTTCACCGCCGGCGCCATCGCGACGGGGTGCGACATCGCGATGACGTCGCCGTCGCCCGCGTACGCGGAGTCGCGGTGGGATCAGCAGTTGAGCGCCGTGTACCAGGAGAACCTCGAGGCTCTCGGCCGAACGTTCTTCGACTACAACGGCCCGGCGGCCGGGTCCACGGACATGGGCAACGTCTCGCACCGCATCCCGACCATCCATCCCATCATCGGAATCGAATGCAACGGCGCCGGCAATCACCAACCGGAGTTCACTGCGTACTGCCGTTCCGAAACCGGTGACAAAGCCGTACTGGACGGCGCTTTGGGGCTGGCGTGGACGGCGATCGACTGCGCGACCGACGCGGAGGTGCGTGCCCGGCTGCTCGAAGGCCCTGCCGTCCGTTGA
- a CDS encoding VOC family protein, with translation MLDGTPCWIDLTSSDTEVAKNFYTNVFGWQVDSNDDPQYGGYAIFSKDGQPIAGLGPQQEGNPYGNVWTTYISSSDAAASAAKAEAAGGTIMMPSMQVGDQGSMAIVGDPAGAVIGIWQPDQHKGFGSVGVPGAPVWHETMSKNYTAALPFYTDVFGWQFESMGDTDEFRYSQAKLGDATVAGVMDASSFLPTEVPSFWQVYFGADDTDAAVAKVVEFGGSVIAAPEDTPFGRLAGVADPLGAAFRISTIVS, from the coding sequence ATGCTCGACGGAACTCCCTGTTGGATCGACCTCACCAGTTCGGACACCGAGGTCGCGAAGAACTTCTACACCAACGTGTTCGGCTGGCAGGTCGACAGTAACGACGATCCGCAGTACGGCGGGTACGCGATCTTCAGCAAGGACGGGCAACCCATCGCCGGACTCGGCCCCCAGCAGGAGGGCAATCCGTACGGCAACGTCTGGACCACCTACATCTCCTCCTCCGACGCGGCCGCCTCTGCCGCCAAAGCCGAAGCTGCCGGCGGCACGATCATGATGCCGTCCATGCAGGTCGGCGATCAGGGCAGCATGGCAATTGTCGGCGATCCGGCCGGAGCGGTGATCGGAATCTGGCAACCCGATCAGCACAAAGGTTTCGGGTCGGTCGGAGTACCGGGTGCACCCGTATGGCACGAGACGATGTCGAAGAACTACACGGCGGCCTTGCCGTTCTACACAGACGTGTTCGGCTGGCAGTTCGAGTCGATGGGTGACACGGACGAGTTCCGCTATTCACAGGCCAAGCTGGGCGATGCCACTGTTGCCGGTGTCATGGACGCCAGTTCGTTCCTGCCGACGGAGGTGCCGTCCTTCTGGCAGGTGTACTTCGGCGCCGACGACACCGATGCCGCGGTCGCCAAGGTCGTCGAGTTCGGTGGCAGCGTCATCGCGGCCCCTGAGGACACCCCGTTCGGACGCCTGGCGGGTGTCGCAGACCCGCTAGGGGCGGCGTTCCGTATTTCGACCATCGTGAGCTGA